In Acidobacteriota bacterium, one genomic interval encodes:
- the galU gene encoding UTP--glucose-1-phosphate uridylyltransferase GalU translates to MARIRRAVFPAAGLGTRFLPATKAQAKEMLPLVDKPILQYAVEEAVASGLEGLVIVTSRGKGAIEDHFDVSYELEKTLEERGKPELLRAVRAVSDLARIAYIRQGEALGLGHAVLTARDLVAGEPFAVLLGDDVIVADVPCTRQLMDIHERHGAAVVAVMEVPEEETGRYGIVRARPLGEEGVFEVEDMVEKPGPGEAPSRLAIIGRYILPPSIFPALEETGRGSGGEIQLTDGLRRLLGRERVLACRFRGRRLDAGDKLGFLQATVELALRHGELGPAFGAWLRSLDLEGY, encoded by the coding sequence ATGGCCAGAATCAGGCGGGCGGTTTTTCCGGCGGCGGGACTGGGGACCCGGTTCCTCCCGGCCACCAAGGCGCAGGCGAAGGAGATGCTGCCGCTGGTGGACAAGCCGATCCTGCAGTACGCGGTGGAGGAGGCGGTCGCCTCGGGGCTCGAGGGCCTGGTGATCGTCACGAGCCGGGGGAAGGGGGCCATCGAGGACCATTTCGACGTGTCCTACGAGCTGGAGAAGACGCTCGAGGAGCGGGGGAAGCCGGAGCTGCTCCGGGCCGTGCGGGCGGTTTCCGACCTGGCCCGGATCGCCTACATCCGGCAGGGCGAGGCGCTCGGGCTCGGTCACGCCGTCCTGACCGCCCGGGACCTGGTGGCGGGGGAGCCGTTCGCCGTGCTCCTCGGGGACGACGTCATCGTCGCGGACGTTCCCTGCACCCGCCAGCTGATGGACATCCACGAGCGGCACGGGGCCGCGGTCGTGGCGGTGATGGAGGTGCCCGAGGAGGAGACCGGCCGCTACGGCATCGTCAGGGCGCGCCCGCTCGGGGAAGAGGGGGTGTTCGAAGTCGAGGACATGGTGGAGAAGCCGGGGCCCGGGGAGGCTCCCTCCCGGCTGGCCATCATCGGCAGGTACATCCTCCCCCCGTCCATCTTCCCCGCCCTGGAGGAGACCGGCCGGGGGAGCGGGGGGGAGATCCAGCTGACCGACGGCCTGCGCCGCCTGCTCGGCCGCGAACGGGTGCTGGCCTGCCGCTTCCGCGGCCGGCGGCTGGACGCGGGGGACAAGCTGGGGTTTCTCCAGGCGACGGTCGAGCTGGCGCTGCGCCACGGGGAGCTGGGGCCGGCGTTCGGCGCGTGGCTCCGGTCGCTCGACCTGGAAGGTTACTGA
- the serS gene encoding serine--tRNA ligase has product MLDKNFVRENLDFVRERLAARGGAYPLEELVAADAGWKEVQGRIEELRRRRNEASEAIGKVKRAGGDTAAEQARVKEISSEIKTLEEEARAAEERLLGCLHTIPNLPHPSVPVGRDESANVEVRRWGKAPEFDFEPLDHVDLGASLGILDMDRAAKITGARFSLLRGAGALLERALIQFMLDLHTREHGYEEVLPPLMANSASLFGTGNLPKFAQDLFHVEGTDYYLIPTAEVPVTNIFRDETLEAAELPRKFVAYTPCFRSEAGSYGKDVRGLIRQHQFNKVELVKFADPERSYDELEALTRDAAEVLERLGLHHRVVALSTGDMGFSSAKTYDIEVWLPSQGRFREISSCSNFEAFQARRANIRFRSGSGRKQHVHTLNGSGLAIGRTWLAVLENCQERDGSVRVPEALRPYMRGMDVLRPR; this is encoded by the coding sequence ATGCTGGACAAGAACTTCGTGCGGGAAAACCTGGATTTCGTGAGGGAGCGGCTGGCCGCCCGCGGGGGCGCCTACCCGCTCGAGGAGCTCGTGGCCGCCGACGCCGGGTGGAAGGAAGTCCAGGGGCGGATCGAGGAGCTCCGGAGGAGGCGCAACGAGGCTTCGGAGGCGATAGGAAAGGTGAAGCGGGCGGGGGGGGACACCGCCGCCGAGCAGGCCCGGGTGAAGGAGATCTCCTCGGAGATCAAGACGCTCGAGGAGGAGGCCCGCGCCGCCGAGGAGCGCCTCCTCGGCTGTCTGCACACCATCCCCAACCTGCCGCACCCCTCGGTCCCGGTCGGGCGCGACGAAAGCGCCAACGTGGAGGTGCGCCGCTGGGGAAAGGCCCCGGAGTTCGACTTCGAGCCCCTGGACCACGTCGACCTGGGCGCCTCGCTCGGGATCCTCGACATGGACCGCGCGGCGAAGATCACCGGCGCGCGCTTTTCGCTCCTTCGCGGCGCGGGGGCCCTGCTCGAGCGGGCGCTGATCCAGTTCATGCTCGACCTGCACACCCGGGAGCACGGGTACGAGGAGGTCCTCCCCCCCCTGATGGCCAACTCCGCCAGCCTGTTCGGCACGGGCAACCTCCCCAAGTTCGCCCAGGACCTCTTCCACGTGGAGGGGACCGACTACTACCTGATCCCGACGGCCGAGGTGCCGGTGACCAACATCTTCCGGGACGAGACGCTGGAGGCCGCGGAGCTGCCGCGGAAATTCGTCGCCTACACCCCCTGCTTCCGGAGCGAGGCCGGCTCCTACGGCAAGGATGTCCGGGGCCTGATCCGGCAGCACCAGTTCAACAAGGTGGAGCTGGTGAAATTCGCCGACCCGGAAAGATCGTACGACGAGCTGGAGGCCCTGACGAGGGACGCGGCCGAGGTGCTGGAGCGCCTGGGGCTCCACCACAGGGTGGTGGCGCTCTCGACGGGGGACATGGGGTTTTCGAGCGCCAAGACCTACGACATCGAGGTGTGGCTGCCGAGCCAGGGGCGTTTCCGGGAGATCTCCTCCTGCAGCAACTTCGAGGCTTTCCAGGCGCGGCGCGCCAACATCCGCTTTCGCTCCGGGAGCGGCAGGAAACAGCACGTGCACACCCTGAACGGTTCGGGCCTCGCCATAGGCCGGACCTGGCTGGCGGTTCTGGAGAACTGCCAGGAGCGGGACGGCTCGGTCCGGGTCCCGGAGGCGCTGCGCCCCTACATGCGGGGGATGGACGTCCTCAGGCCGAGGTAG
- a CDS encoding CPBP family intramembrane metalloprotease, whose protein sequence is MTMDRRPFPVDLAPPPRVERLRALFEILLASGVVSGLLAGLVLRLVRGERTDLLSGGAAAVAGYLLVEAGVLFVILFALLRANRERVRSLGAGWRRWKSNALIGLAAAPLLLLGQQATAHLFRVFLPGHCLESNPLTDVIRTPAELALFIVAALLAGGVKEELQRAFILDRFGRHLGGYGVGLLLWSLAFGAGHYLQGVQGMALATLFGLVFGLLYLTRGSLVAPMVAHGAYDTAALLLYWFAGGGGGPSA, encoded by the coding sequence GTGACGATGGACCGCCGCCCCTTTCCCGTCGATCTCGCCCCGCCCCCGCGCGTGGAGCGGTTGCGGGCCCTGTTCGAAATCCTGCTGGCCTCGGGGGTGGTGTCGGGCCTGCTGGCCGGCCTGGTCCTCCGCCTGGTCCGGGGGGAACGGACCGACCTCCTCTCCGGCGGCGCCGCGGCGGTCGCGGGCTACCTCCTGGTGGAAGCGGGCGTCCTCTTCGTCATCCTGTTCGCGCTCCTCCGGGCCAACCGGGAGAGGGTCCGCTCCCTGGGAGCGGGCTGGAGACGATGGAAATCGAACGCCCTGATCGGGCTCGCGGCGGCCCCCCTCCTGCTGCTGGGCCAGCAGGCGACGGCCCACCTCTTCCGGGTCTTCCTCCCGGGGCACTGCCTCGAGAGCAACCCCCTGACCGACGTCATCCGCACCCCGGCCGAACTGGCGCTCTTCATCGTCGCCGCCCTGCTTGCCGGGGGCGTCAAGGAGGAACTGCAGCGCGCCTTCATCCTCGACCGCTTCGGCCGCCACCTGGGGGGATACGGGGTCGGGCTGCTCCTGTGGAGCCTGGCCTTCGGGGCGGGACACTACCTGCAGGGGGTCCAGGGGATGGCGCTCGCGACCCTGTTCGGGCTGGTTTTCGGCCTTCTCTACCTCACGAGGGGGAGCCTGGTGGCGCCGATGGTGGCCCACGGCGCCTACGACACGGCCGCCCTCCTCCTCTACTGGTTCGCCGGCGGGGGCGGGGGCCCGTCCGCCTAA